The window CTTCCACTTCTACCTGAATCACCGATTGTGAGCTTTGGTTGGTGAGAGAAGTAGGGAAGATCAGTTCACCATCTTCGTATCTTGCCGAGCCAATCAATACATCCACACCTGAATCAGACAGCTGCATGGTTGGCTTCTTCGCGTTTACCACTACTGTAGTTCCGACTTTCTTATTCACAACCGGAATCGTCGCAACCTCTGTTGTAGGGGTTGGTGTTGCCACGGCTTCAACGGCGGTGGTTGAGGCTACGACAGCCGCCGCTTCTACTGCTTCAACTTTTTCTAGCGTGGTCTCTGTGGCTTTTGGCGTGGCCTTTTTCACGATATATTCCCACGTGAAGTCGTCGTTCAGTTTTACTTCGCGTCCATCCGCCAGTTTCACAACTTCGGCTGCGTAAACCGATGAAGAGGCGAGTAGGGTCGCCAGAGTGATCCATGTTTTCATTGTTATACCTTTTATTTGAGTCTGTTTAACGGCGCCAAAACGCAGGGAAGAACAGTACAAGAATGGTCAGAATTTCCAAACGGCCCATTAACATACCAAAGCTTAGCAGCCACTTAGCAGCGTCTGGTAAAGGCGCAAAGTTACCTTTTGGGCCAATCACGCTGCCCATGCCCGGACCTACGTTCGCTACCGCGGTAATCGAACCAGAAATACTGGTCACAGGGTCTAGGCCAAGTGCACTTAAGCAGCCTGCAATAAAGATGATGGTGATAAAGAACATCAAACCAAATGCCACTACTGAGCGAACGATATCGTCATTTACTGGGCGTTGGTTGTAGCGCTGAACGAACACGCCTGATGGGTGAATCAGCTTCATGATTTGCTTGTTAAGCAGCGTCATCGCGATCTGGAAACGGAAGATTTTAATCCCGCCAGAGGTCGAGCCTGAACACGCGCCCGCCATCATTAAGAAGGCAAACAGTGTGGTGGGCAAAGCGCCCCATGCGGTGAAGTCTTCTAGACCAAAGCCCGTTGTGGTGACGACCGACACGATGTTGAACATTGAAACGCGCAAAGCATCCAAAATGGTGTAACCATCGCGGAGCACCAGCCAAGCTGATATCACTAAGCTAGAGAACAAGAATAAGTAGGCAAAGCCACGAACTTGGGCGTCTCTAATTAACACCTCGAGGCTGCGTTTACGTAATGCTGCGACAAACAGTAGGAATGGCAGACCACCAAGGAACATAAAAGTAGTAGCAACCCAATGTGCACCATTGGAGAAATGGTTCATCGAACCATCTGACGTTGAGTAACCGCCTGTTGAGAGGGTTGTGAAGGCGTGGTTGATCGCTTCAAAAAGGTTCATGCCAGTCAGCAAATAGCCGACGATACACAAGCCTGTCAGCATCAAGTACACCAATACGATGTTCTTCGCGACGGTTTTGGCTCTAGGGCTGCTTTTGTCTGACCAATCGGAGGATTCAGTTTGGAACAGCTTCATACCACCAACGTTAAGCATCGGTAGGATAGCTACTGCCATTACGATAAAGCCAATACCACCCAACCATTGCAAAATAGAGCGCCACAATAAGATGCTTGGCGCCATATTATCTAAGCCACTTAACACGGTCGAACCCGTAGTAGTGATACCTGACATGGTTTCGAAGTAGGCGTCGGTAAAGCTAATGTGGTTGATAAACACAAACGGCAATGCAGCAAACGCACTGGCGATGGTCCATACCAGACTGGTGATGAGGAACATATCACGCACGCTGAGTTTGAATTTGGCGGTTCGACCAATCGTCAAACAGATGAATGCGGCAAGGTGGGTGATCACTACGGCTTGGGCGAAATCGAGGAATCCGCCCGTACCGGTGAAAAATGCGACCAAAGTCGGCACGTACATAAAAAGGGCCAGTTTGGATAGAACCAGCCCGATAACAAACAGTACGGGACGTAAGTTGACCATAGGAAAATCCTAGAGGAAGAATGGGCTCGGCTGGAACAGCGCTTCGACGTCTGGTACGTACTTTTTGTCGACCAGGAACATCACGACGTGGTCATCTTGCTCGATGACGGTACGATCGTGTGCGATAAGTACTTCTTCGCCACGAACGATGGCACCAATGGTGGTTCCTGGTGGGAGTTTGATATCGCCAATTGCGCGACCGACCACTTTAGATGTGGTTTCGTCACCGTGCGCAACGGCTTCGATGGCTTCTGCTGCGCCACGACGCAGAGAAGAAACGTTAACGATGTCAGCACGACGAACGTGCGTGAGTAGGGCAGAAATCGTCGCTTGCTGTGGGGAGATCGCTACATCAATCACGCCGCCTTGTACAAGGTCGACATAAGCGCCGCGTTGGATCAGCACCATCACTTTCTTTGCGCCCATGCGTTTTGCCAACATCGCTGACATGATGTTGGTTTCATCTTCGTTAGTCAGCGCAATGAACACGTCTACTTGGTCGATGTTTTCTTCGGTCAGCAGTTCTTGGTCTGCCGCATCGCCACAGAAAACGATGGTATTTTCTAGTTGCTCAGACAGCTTTTCTGCACGCTGATAGTTACGCTCAATCAGTTTAACACTGTAAGTTTGCTCAAGGCGTTTGGCTAAACTCGCACCGATGTTACCACCGCCAACAATCATGATGCGGCGGTAAGGCTTCTCAAGTCGCTGAAGCTCACTCATTACCGAGCGAATGTGGTTACTTGCAGCAACGAAGAACACCTCATCATCAGCTTCAATGATGGTAGTGCCTTGCGGGCGAATAGGACGTCCCTGACGGAAAATCGCAGCAACATGAGTATCGATGTGTGGCATGTGCTCACGCAGAGCAGACAGAGCGTTGCCCACAAGCGGACCACCGTAATAGGCTTTAACGGCTACTAGGCTGACTTTTTGCTCGGCAAAGCTTACTACTTGCAGCGCGCCTGGGTATTGAATGAGGCGCTCGATGTAGCTGGTTACCAACTCTTCTGGTGCGATAAGGTGATCGACAGGAATAGCACCAGACTTAAATAGGGCTTCTTTTTCTGCCAGATATTCTGGAGAACGAATACGTGCAACACGGTTGGGGGTATTGAACAGAGTGAACGCAACCTGACAGGCTGCCATGTTGGTCTCGTCGGTGTTGGTTACTGCGACAAGCATATCAGCGTCTTGCGCTCCTGCTTCATGCAGAACGTCTGGGTGGCTTGCGTGACCGTTGACCACTCGTAGGTCGTACTTGTCTTGCAACTCACGCAGTCGGTCGCCATTTTTGTCGACGATGGTGATGTCGTTATTCTCACCAACTAGGTTTTCCGCCAGTGTGCCGCCAACCTGACCAGCACCAAGAATAATGATTTTCATACTCTTTACTCGTTATCTGAAAAAGGCGATTGAATTCACTTCAATCGCCCTATTTAGCATGCTGTTACGCGTGTTTTTTTGTTAGCACTGCGTAGTAGAAACCATCCATATCTTCTTCACCTGGCAGAATCTGACGACCAGGTTGCTTTGGATCGGAGTCCACTAATTGCGCGTTTGCAGTGCGCGCTAAGAACGCTTTTACTTGTTCCACGTTTTCTTGTGGTGTGATTGAACAAGTTGCGTAAACCATGGTGCCGCCAGGTTTCAGTTGCGTCCACATTGCATCAAAAATTTCGCTCTGTAGTTCCGCAAGTGCGGCAATATCATCAGCACGACGTAGCCATTTGATGTCTGGGTGACGACGAATTACGCCCGTTGCAGAACATGGTGCGTCCAGCAAAATGCGATCAAATTGTTCGCCTTGCCACCATTCTTGAGGATGACGTGCATCGCCGCAAACCACTTTTGCCTGAAGGTTGAGACGTTTCAGGTTTTCGTGCACACGTTTAAGACGTGTGTCGTCGCAGTCAATGGCAACCACTTCGCTGCCAGACGTACGCTCAAGAATGTGTGCCGTCTTACCACCAGGTGCTGCACAGCAGTCTAGGATCAGCTCGCCATCTTTTGGTTCAAGATAGTTAATCGACAGCTGCGCTGCCGCATCTTGCACCGATACCCAACCTTTTTCAAAGCCCGGCAGTTTCATCACATCGCATGGCGCCGCCAATTTTAGGGCGTCCATTGCTTGTGTGTGTGGCGTGCTATCAATGTTTTCATTTTTGAGTAGCGCAAGGTATTCATCACGAGTGTGGTGCTGGTGGTTTACACGCAGCCACATTGGCGCTTTCTGGTTGTTGGCTTCAACAATGCTTTCCCACTGCTCTGGGTAAGCTTCTTGCAGCAGCTTTAGTAACCAGCTTGGGTGGCCATACTTGCCCGCATTGTTGCTGACCGCCATTTGGTCTAGTTCTTCTTGGTTGCGCTGGTAGTTACGCAATACAGCGTTGATAAGACCACGCAAGCGAGGGCCTTTCAGCTCTTTCGTGCCTTCAACCGTTTCACCGACTGCAGCGTGCGCAGGAATACGCATGAAGCTTAGCTGGTAAATACCAACCAAAATCAGGTGATGGAAAACGCGTTGTTTGCCTTTTAACGGCTTATCCATCAACTGGTTTGCAATCATTTCTAGGCGAGGGAGGTAACGTAGAGCGCCGTAACAGATCTCTTGCAGAAGAGCGTGGTCACGTGGTCGTACGTTTTGTTGAGCCGCTGGAAGAGCGCTTGAAAGTGAGTGGCCCTTGTCGACGACAAGATACAAGACGTTGGCAGCCGCAGCGCGAACATTCATGATGAGTACCTTAAAGTAAAGGAGGGCATCTCTGCCCTCTAAAAGTTCGTATTATTGGTGTTTGACACTATGGTTGGTTTTTTAAACCAGTTGAGTGCCAACTTCAAACCAAGATGCACGTGAGTTCAGAATATCTTGAACTGACATGGCTTTTTTACCCGGAACTTGCAGTTGTTCCAGTACCAATACGCCGTTGCCTGTCACAACATAGATACCGGTCTTATCTGCTTGCAAGATGGTGCCCGCAGGTTTGTCGCTGGTTTGCTCTTCAACACGGCTTTGCCATACCTTGATGCTGTTTTCAGCGGCTTCAAAGTGGCTCATTGGCCATGGGTTGAATGCGCGAACACAGCGTTCAATATGTGCCGCGTCGTCATTCCAATCGATACGTGCTTCTTCTTTGCTCAGCTTCTTCGCGTAGTTTGCTAGCTCGTCATCTTGCTTCACTGGCTTTGCTTTGCCAGCGGCGATATCTGCTAGACAGTCGATCAGTGCATCTGGGCCTAAGCCAGCCAGTTTCTCGTACATCGACGCACTGGTGTCACTTGCTTCAATCGGCAATGTCGCGATTTTTAGCATGTCACCCGTGTCCAGACCGATATCCATCTGCATGATGGTTACGCCAGTTTCTGCATCACCTGCCCAAATTGAACGTTGGATAGGGGCCGCGCCGCGCCAGCGAGGAAGAATCGAACCGTGTACGTTGATACAACCTAGTTTAGGTGTGTCTAGTACAACTTGTGGAAGTAATAAGCCGTAAGCAACAACTACCATGATGTCGGCGTTCAGATCGGCAAGCTCTTGCTTTGCTTCGTCTGATTTGAAGTTTTCTGGTTGATATACCGGAATGTCGTGCTCAAGCGCGATGGTTTTTACTGGGCTTGCAGTAAGCTTCTTACCACGACCTGCTGGGCGGTCTGGTTGAGTGTAAACCGCAATTACTTCGTGCTCCGAAGACAACAACGCCGCCAAGTGACGGGCGGCGAAATCCGGAGTACCTGCAAAGACAATACGTAAAGACTGACTCAAGGTAGGCTTCCTTCTAATTAAATTGTATCGAGATTAAGCGTTTTGCTGTTTCTCGTTAAAGCGTTTGATTTTCGCAAGCTTGTCTTGAATACGCTTACGCTTCAGTGGCGATAGGTAATCCACGAACAGTTTGCCCATTAGGTGGTCTAGTTCGTGTTGAACACAGATTGCTAGCAGATCGTCGGCTTCAAAGGTGTATTCTTTGCCATCGCGATCTAGCGCTTTAACCGTAACTTCAGCAGCGCGAGGCACAAGTGCACGCGCACCTGGTACCGATAGACAGCCTTCTTCGATGCCATCTTCGCCACGCTTTTCTAGAATCTCAGGGTTGATAAGCACCATAGGCTCATCACGAGTTTCAGAAATATCAATCACTACGATACGTTCGTGGATATCAACCTGCGTTGCAGCCAGGCCAATACCTTCTTCGTCGTACATGGTTTCAATCATGTCATCGACGATTTTTTGAATCTCAGGTGTCACCTCTTCTACAGGTTTTGCAACGGTACGCAGGCGATCATCTGGGAATGTTAATACTTGTAATACAGACATATTCACTCGAAATATTGAACTGTGCCGTAACAGCACAAACCTTGTTGGCTCAATTCTAGACATTTTATGACCTAAATGACAGCATCCTGATACCAATTTCCATTCTGGTAACTGCCTAACAGACCAAGGACGAGGGTCATGAATCGAATTTTCCGCAACGTTTCTCGTATTACGTTGCCGTTACTTTTCTCTTTCAGTGCCGTAGCAAACACGGATTCCCAACCACTTACCGTTAAAGATGATGCACCCAAAACTTACGTTGTGGTTAAAGGTGACACGTTGTGGGATATTTCGGCGATGTATCTGGATAGCCCTTGGTTGTGGCCTCGTCTATGGCAGGTAAACCCAGAAATTGATAACCCACATCTGATTTACCCTGGCGATAAGTTGTCGTTAGTGTGGATTAATGGCCAGCCAGTTTTAAGCTTAAAACCGGTCAAAAAGCTCAGCCCAAAAGCCCGTATCACGGAAAAGAAAGCAGTACCGACTGTGGCGGAAGGGTTGGTGATGCCATATCTGAAGTCTGATCGTTTAGTTGATGATGAGACACTAGATAATGCAGTGAAAGTGATAGGTAGCAGCAAAGGCAATAAGTTCCTTACTGCAGAAGAAACGCTGTACATCAGTGGTCAGCAAACTTCGACTGGGTGGGCCATCTATCGACCGGTGGAGACCTTTTCTCGCGAGGATGTATCACAAAAAATTACGGCTCTGCGTTTGATTGCGAAAGGAGAGCTTGTTGAAGCATCCAGTGAGTTTTCTGGTTTGAAGATCACCACGCAGCTGCAAGAGATTATCCGTAATGATATTGCTTTGCCGGTACAAGCGTTAGATAACGGCGACTTCACGGCGACGTTCTATCCTCTCCCATCCCCACAAGGCACCTCTGCCAAACTATTGGGTAACATTGAAGGTATTCGTTATAGCTCAACCAACCAAGTGGTGGTGATTGATAAAGGTACATCGGATGAACTTCGCCAAGGCAGCGTGTTTGACTTAAAAGAGGACTCGCATCCAGTATTCAAGAATGGAGACGACTTTGCTAAAGATAACGGTGTACTCGATACTGAGATTACTTTGCCAAAAAGCAAAGTAGGTGAGCTGCTTGTCATTCGTCCTTATGAATACTTTAGCCTCGCGCTGGTTACTAATAGCACCAAGCCAATTAATCAAGAGGTGTCTGTGGTTTCTCCTCTGGCTGAGGAATCAACCACCAATGACACCACAAAATGATATTGATCTCGCTGCCTGGTTAAAGCTTAGTTGTTTACCGGGCATCGGTGGGGTCAAGATGAATAAGCTGCTCAGCAAAGATACGCCGAGCAATATTGTCCAATACTCGACAGAGCAGCTTCAGCTTTTGGGCTTAGCGGCAAAACAGTTGCAAGCATGGTCGCAGGTCGATAAAGAAGTCGATGCTTGTCTGACTTGGGTTGCAGCTTCTTCTCATCATCATATTCTTACGTTGGCGGATGCTTTGTATCCGCCACTTCTCAAACAAACCGTCGCACCGCCTCCTTTACTCTTTGTAAAAGGAGAGGCGAGCTGTTTGTCTCAACCTCAAATAGCTATGGTTGGCAGCCGTAATGCCAGTGTGGATGGGCTACAACACGCAAGAACTTTTGCATCTGACTTGGTGCAACACGATCTGATCGTCACTAGTGGCTTAGCATTGGGTATTGATGGCCATGCTCATGATGGTGCGCTGTTAGCTGGAGGTAAAACCATCGCAGTGCTTGGCTCGGGATTAGAACAAGTGTACCCAGCAAGACACCGCGGCTTGGCGCAGCGAGTGGCTGAAACTGGAGCGCTTGTTTCAGAGTTTCGTCCAGATGCTAAGCCTCGCGCAGAAAACTTTCCACGTCGTAATCGAATCATCAGTGGTTTGTCACTGGGTGTTTTGGTGGTGGAAGCGGCTGAAAAAAGTGGCTCCCTGATTACGGCGCGTTATGCTTTAGAACAAGGTCGAGAAGTTTTCGCTCTGCCAGCTTCGATTAACGCACCCAACGCCAGTGGCGGTAATCAATTGATTCAGAACGGGGCTTGTCTCGTACAAAATACTCAAGAGGTGCTGAATGAAATACAGTCTTTGCTCGACTGGTCTATTAATCAGAGCTTAGATTTATTTTCTGCGCCAATTGATGAAGAAGAATTGCCATTTCCTCAGCTGTTAGCTAACGTAGGAAATGAGGCTACACCAGTTGATATTCTTGCAAGCAGGACCAATATACCTGTCCAAGAAGTCATGATGCAGCTCTTAGAGCTTGAGCTTTCAGGGCATGTTGTTGCAGTATCCGGTGGCTATATTCGAAAGGGGAGGGGCTAGCTATGATGATGGATATACTTATGTATCTATTCGAAACCTACATCCATAGCGATGCAGAGTTACAGGTCGAACAAGACGAGTTGGAAGATGAATTGCTTCGTGCAGGCTTCCAGCAAAAAGACATCTACAAAGCCCTTGTCTGGTTAGAAGAGCTGGCGGCATTGCAACAAAGCGATGAACATTCAGCCATTTCAACCTGCATTGCATCGGCATCGACACGTATCTATACCGCATCTGAGATGCAGCGACTAGACCTCGAATGTCGTGGTTTCTTGTTGTTCTTAGAACAAATCAATGTTCTGACCACAGAAACGCGTGAGATGGTCATCGACCGTGTGATGGGTCTTGAAACCAATGAGTTTGAGCTTGAGGACCTTAAATGGATCATCCTTATGGTGCTGTTTAATGTTCCAGGCAACGAAAACGCCTACACGCTGATGGAAGAGCTGCTGTACACCAAGGAACAAGGTATTCTTCATTAATATCTTCGCTTGAGCGGTGAGTATGAGTAGTAAAATCGATCACAACCTTTTCTCGGCACACGAGCATGCGCTTGAGCGCGAACCTTGCCCTAAATGCGGTGGGGAAGTTTCGCTTAAGCACGGTAAACACGGCCCTTTTCTAGGTTGTAGCCAATACCCAAGTTGCGATTACATTAAGCCGCTACACAGCAATGATGGTCACATTGTGAAAGAGTTGGGTGTGCCTTGTCCTGAGTGTGGCAACGAGCTGGTACTCCGCCAAGGGCGCTACGGCATGTTCGTTGGTTGTAGCCATTACCCAGCATGCCATCATATTGAGTCGATTAACCAACCTGAACCACAGCAGCAGGCAAAAGAGCAACATGCTTGCCCTGAATGTGGTAAAGGGCATTTGGTTGAGCGTAAGACCCGATTTGGTAAAACATTCTACGCGTGTGATAACTATCCGAAGTGCAAGTTTGCGGTAAACTTGCCGCCTGTAAGAGGCCGCTGTGAGGAGTGTGGATTTACCTTGTTGGTCGAAAAGAAACTTGCCAGCGGGGTTAAACTGCAATGCGCGAGCCGTAAGTGCCAGCATACTCAATCACAATAACTTTCAGTACGAATTAAAAAGGGTCGCATCATGCGACCCTTTTGCTATTTATTCCGATGCTTTTCTAGGCTTGCCACTGCTTGGCAAATTCATGCACAGCAGGGAAAGCCTGTTCACCCAAAACATCTGCTAATGCACAAAGTTTGCGATTAAGTTCGCCAGTATAGTCACCACATACGTTGATGTGACCCATCTTGCGACCCGCACGTTTTTCTTTGCCGTACCAATGAATGTGGCAACCATTCATCGCTAACAATGCTTCTGGTAGTGTGTCTTCACCAAGAATATTAATCATCGAGGTTTCACGAACCAGTTTCGTGCTACCCAAAGGCATGCCACACACGGCGCGTAGATGGTTCTCAAACTGACAAGTTTCTGCACCCTGTTGAGTCCAGTGGCCAGAGTTGTGCACGCGTGGTGCGATTTCGTTAACCAGCAAAGTGCCGTCAACGTCAAAGAACTCCAAAGTTAACACGCCAACGTAATTCAAGTTGTTGGCAACAGCTGTTAACATCTGTTTTGCTTGCTCTTGCAACTCTGGCGCATCAATCGCAGTAGAAAGGCTCAATACACCATTGGTATGGACGTTCTCTGCAAGTGGGTACACTTCAATGCTGCCATCTTTACCGCGAGCACCAACCAGTGAAACTTCGCGGTTAAAAGGGACAAATTCCTCAGCAACAATCGCTTGAGTTGGTGTTGCCGCGATGCACTCTGCCATCTCTGTCCAAATGTTTTCGACTTGAGAAGCTTCTTTTAAGCGCCACTGGCCTTTACCATCGTAACCACCCAAGGCACTTTTCAGAACCATTGGCATTCCAACATGTTCAATTGCGCGGTCAAAGTCTTCGCGAGTTTCGATGACGTAGTATTTCGCGTTACGCACGCCAGCAGCATCAAGTAATGCCTTTTCAATGCGGCGATCCCCACCTGCTTTGATGGCTTGCGTACTTGGTAGGAACTTGCCGCTCGCCTCGCAAACATCGAGCACATCATGTGGGATATGCTCGAACTCAGCAGTAATGACGTCGACTTGTTCAATTGCATTCTCTAAGCCGCTGCCTAGTACGTGCTGAGTCAGTGGGTGAACGATATTACCGCTGCCCACGTCGTAAGCTGAGATTTGAATATTCAGTGGCGCACCAGCCAGAGACATCATACGAGCCAACTGACCCGCACCAAGAACCAGTACATGCATCTGATTAGTCCTCAGCAGGGTTTGGGTTTGGGTTTGCCAATACGGTTTCCGTTTGTTCGTTACGGAACGCTTCGACTTTTGCCATGATCGTTTCATCATGTGTACCAAGGATTTGAGCTGCCAGGATGCCAGCGTTTGCTGCGCCTGCTTCACCAATCGCCAATGTACCAACCGCAATACCTTTTGGCATCTGTACGATAGAAAGCAGTGAGTCCATGCCTTTCAGAGCACGAGACTGAACAGGGACGCCAAGTACCGGAACGCTAGTAAACGCCGCCGCCATACCTGGTAGGTGAGCAGCACCGCCAGCCCCTGCGATGATGACTTTAATGCCACGTTCTTTCGCGCTGCTTGCGTAATCAGCCAACAATTGAGGAGTACGGTGAGCTGACACCACCTTTGTTTCGTAAGACACGCCAAATTGATCCAGCATGTCCGCTGCTAGTTTCATGGTTGGCCAATCTGATTTAGAACCCATGATGATACCGACTTTCATCTCAAACTCCTTCAAGCTGCAAAATTAGGTGAGCTGATAAATTTGTGCGCATTATACGGGGATTTTTACCTCAAGCAAACGTTTGCGTGTGTTTGTAAATGCTATTGATACATTTTATAAACAAATTGCTTTAGTCTCTGAGAATGAATATTTGTACACTTAGTACAAACACAACAGAAAAGATTATCAGGAAGTATCGGTGGAGAACTTTGAACAGGTGCTAAAAGCACTACAAACAGGTGAAGTGATTGCCTACCCAACAGAGGGGGTGTTTGGTGTTGGATGTGACCCAGATAACCCGGAAGCGATTCAAAAACTGCTAGAGCTAAAACAGCGTCCAGTAGAGAAAGGTTTAATCCTTATTGCTGCGAGCTATGAGCAGCTTCTGCCTTATATTGAT is drawn from Vibrio campbellii CAIM 519 = NBRC 15631 = ATCC 25920 and contains these coding sequences:
- a CDS encoding type I DNA topoisomerase, coding for MSSKIDHNLFSAHEHALEREPCPKCGGEVSLKHGKHGPFLGCSQYPSCDYIKPLHSNDGHIVKELGVPCPECGNELVLRQGRYGMFVGCSHYPACHHIESINQPEPQQQAKEQHACPECGKGHLVERKTRFGKTFYACDNYPKCKFAVNLPPVRGRCEECGFTLLVEKKLASGVKLQCASRKCQHTQSQ
- a CDS encoding DUF3157 family protein, which produces MKTWITLATLLASSSVYAAEVVKLADGREVKLNDDFTWEYIVKKATPKATETTLEKVEAVEAAAVVASTTAVEAVATPTPTTEVATIPVVNKKVGTTVVVNAKKPTMQLSDSGVDVLIGSARYEDGELIFPTSLTNQSSQSVIQVEVEVQVFDMAGKPLTKQSVAVWQSIKRLADTYLRPQQAEQGKAIKLAVPQSQQYQFSAEVLEVKTR
- the fmt gene encoding methionyl-tRNA formyltransferase; amino-acid sequence: MSQSLRIVFAGTPDFAARHLAALLSSEHEVIAVYTQPDRPAGRGKKLTASPVKTIALEHDIPVYQPENFKSDEAKQELADLNADIMVVVAYGLLLPQVVLDTPKLGCINVHGSILPRWRGAAPIQRSIWAGDAETGVTIMQMDIGLDTGDMLKIATLPIEASDTSASMYEKLAGLGPDALIDCLADIAAGKAKPVKQDDELANYAKKLSKEEARIDWNDDAAHIERCVRAFNPWPMSHFEAAENSIKVWQSRVEEQTSDKPAGTILQADKTGIYVVTGNGVLVLEQLQVPGKKAMSVQDILNSRASWFEVGTQLV
- a CDS encoding TrkH family potassium uptake protein; translated protein: MVNLRPVLFVIGLVLSKLALFMYVPTLVAFFTGTGGFLDFAQAVVITHLAAFICLTIGRTAKFKLSVRDMFLITSLVWTIASAFAALPFVFINHISFTDAYFETMSGITTTGSTVLSGLDNMAPSILLWRSILQWLGGIGFIVMAVAILPMLNVGGMKLFQTESSDWSDKSSPRAKTVAKNIVLVYLMLTGLCIVGYLLTGMNLFEAINHAFTTLSTGGYSTSDGSMNHFSNGAHWVATTFMFLGGLPFLLFVAALRKRSLEVLIRDAQVRGFAYLFLFSSLVISAWLVLRDGYTILDALRVSMFNIVSVVTTTGFGLEDFTAWGALPTTLFAFLMMAGACSGSTSGGIKIFRFQIAMTLLNKQIMKLIHPSGVFVQRYNQRPVNDDIVRSVVAFGLMFFITIIFIAGCLSALGLDPVTSISGSITAVANVGPGMGSVIGPKGNFAPLPDAAKWLLSFGMLMGRLEILTILVLFFPAFWRR
- a CDS encoding LysM peptidoglycan-binding domain-containing protein; protein product: MNRIFRNVSRITLPLLFSFSAVANTDSQPLTVKDDAPKTYVVVKGDTLWDISAMYLDSPWLWPRLWQVNPEIDNPHLIYPGDKLSLVWINGQPVLSLKPVKKLSPKARITEKKAVPTVAEGLVMPYLKSDRLVDDETLDNAVKVIGSSKGNKFLTAEETLYISGQQTSTGWAIYRPVETFSREDVSQKITALRLIAKGELVEASSEFSGLKITTQLQEIIRNDIALPVQALDNGDFTATFYPLPSPQGTSAKLLGNIEGIRYSSTNQVVVIDKGTSDELRQGSVFDLKEDSHPVFKNGDDFAKDNGVLDTEITLPKSKVGELLVIRPYEYFSLALVTNSTKPINQEVSVVSPLAEESTTNDTTK
- a CDS encoding 5-(carboxyamino)imidazole ribonucleotide synthase; protein product: MHVLVLGAGQLARMMSLAGAPLNIQISAYDVGSGNIVHPLTQHVLGSGLENAIEQVDVITAEFEHIPHDVLDVCEASGKFLPSTQAIKAGGDRRIEKALLDAAGVRNAKYYVIETREDFDRAIEHVGMPMVLKSALGGYDGKGQWRLKEASQVENIWTEMAECIAATPTQAIVAEEFVPFNREVSLVGARGKDGSIEVYPLAENVHTNGVLSLSTAIDAPELQEQAKQMLTAVANNLNYVGVLTLEFFDVDGTLLVNEIAPRVHNSGHWTQQGAETCQFENHLRAVCGMPLGSTKLVRETSMINILGEDTLPEALLAMNGCHIHWYGKEKRAGRKMGHINVCGDYTGELNRKLCALADVLGEQAFPAVHEFAKQWQA
- the trkA gene encoding Trk system potassium transporter TrkA; protein product: MKIIILGAGQVGGTLAENLVGENNDITIVDKNGDRLRELQDKYDLRVVNGHASHPDVLHEAGAQDADMLVAVTNTDETNMAACQVAFTLFNTPNRVARIRSPEYLAEKEALFKSGAIPVDHLIAPEELVTSYIERLIQYPGALQVVSFAEQKVSLVAVKAYYGGPLVGNALSALREHMPHIDTHVAAIFRQGRPIRPQGTTIIEADDEVFFVAASNHIRSVMSELQRLEKPYRRIMIVGGGNIGASLAKRLEQTYSVKLIERNYQRAEKLSEQLENTIVFCGDAADQELLTEENIDQVDVFIALTNEDETNIMSAMLAKRMGAKKVMVLIQRGAYVDLVQGGVIDVAISPQQATISALLTHVRRADIVNVSSLRRGAAEAIEAVAHGDETTSKVVGRAIGDIKLPPGTTIGAIVRGEEVLIAHDRTVIEQDDHVVMFLVDKKYVPDVEALFQPSPFFL
- the rsmB gene encoding 16S rRNA (cytosine(967)-C(5))-methyltransferase RsmB codes for the protein MNVRAAAANVLYLVVDKGHSLSSALPAAQQNVRPRDHALLQEICYGALRYLPRLEMIANQLMDKPLKGKQRVFHHLILVGIYQLSFMRIPAHAAVGETVEGTKELKGPRLRGLINAVLRNYQRNQEELDQMAVSNNAGKYGHPSWLLKLLQEAYPEQWESIVEANNQKAPMWLRVNHQHHTRDEYLALLKNENIDSTPHTQAMDALKLAAPCDVMKLPGFEKGWVSVQDAAAQLSINYLEPKDGELILDCCAAPGGKTAHILERTSGSEVVAIDCDDTRLKRVHENLKRLNLQAKVVCGDARHPQEWWQGEQFDRILLDAPCSATGVIRRHPDIKWLRRADDIAALAELQSEIFDAMWTQLKPGGTMVYATCSITPQENVEQVKAFLARTANAQLVDSDPKQPGRQILPGEEDMDGFYYAVLTKKHA
- the dprA gene encoding DNA-processing protein DprA translates to MTPQNDIDLAAWLKLSCLPGIGGVKMNKLLSKDTPSNIVQYSTEQLQLLGLAAKQLQAWSQVDKEVDACLTWVAASSHHHILTLADALYPPLLKQTVAPPPLLFVKGEASCLSQPQIAMVGSRNASVDGLQHARTFASDLVQHDLIVTSGLALGIDGHAHDGALLAGGKTIAVLGSGLEQVYPARHRGLAQRVAETGALVSEFRPDAKPRAENFPRRNRIISGLSLGVLVVEAAEKSGSLITARYALEQGREVFALPASINAPNASGGNQLIQNGACLVQNTQEVLNEIQSLLDWSINQSLDLFSAPIDEEELPFPQLLANVGNEATPVDILASRTNIPVQEVMMQLLELELSGHVVAVSGGYIRKGRG
- a CDS encoding DUF494 family protein, which codes for MMMDILMYLFETYIHSDAELQVEQDELEDELLRAGFQQKDIYKALVWLEELAALQQSDEHSAISTCIASASTRIYTASEMQRLDLECRGFLLFLEQINVLTTETREMVIDRVMGLETNEFELEDLKWIILMVLFNVPGNENAYTLMEELLYTKEQGILH
- the def gene encoding peptide deformylase; amino-acid sequence: MSVLQVLTFPDDRLRTVAKPVEEVTPEIQKIVDDMIETMYDEEGIGLAATQVDIHERIVVIDISETRDEPMVLINPEILEKRGEDGIEEGCLSVPGARALVPRAAEVTVKALDRDGKEYTFEADDLLAICVQHELDHLMGKLFVDYLSPLKRKRIQDKLAKIKRFNEKQQNA